Proteins encoded within one genomic window of Oncorhynchus mykiss isolate Arlee chromosome 27, USDA_OmykA_1.1, whole genome shotgun sequence:
- the LOC110507624 gene encoding A-kinase anchor protein SPHKAP isoform X2, whose product MAGAKCLLKTPSNFQSSAMFESSESAAAEGVNTDSTLGSPITACKKVLCSSSVLDSSEYWLRNEKALCRLGLLEDDAEGRYNTICFVNLDQQKVDRHDNSCVKKLASISPDLPKLVDSLSVRQPKVNEILLLGGLETPDPSHRHQYPTHTQGKRGTDVCLVQCAGGRRPTSIIYEINKFLIGLQWGQERQGSQGMMMAGQRLDDDTNRSFSSIEEDFLTASEHLGDDSEDDGLRNEPECSDVAEDLSDVAHSDRPACQRGHLGQHQWQDREESEVTIGAPPATKKRGGRAPARASSHHTKESAGHYATNLAESVLQDAFISLSQDEPSFAPEAAVSMSPGSHPPTGLAWTGAEEPCRARACSFELPKIVIVQSPDSCEGLPEWLGTQASHAALEHGVGGDGGTARQVPTELGPETHDLLPTTTTTGRHPTKPLQRALACAASVIGTISSPQVAEQLAMEPTEGDMEREGQRGPEGTDYSFSSAMCGMAQVAGAVAVVELAEEVGEVVCESEDDSTTEVYSAASVGLLSAAQTSTAITLHCSVAEGTSIEAFRTSIAEVLHKEAAGVLAQPQDYKSVAHLLESTHNRIVDGITSPNKSCLDKMDETEVDNFISEVADVLFKHAFEKARKEKELEGPGKDVTDIQGFLQESVSNVLFDILCLTSKRIGDISKCDIGSFDRQEGDVGFRDYEAAATTKETLSQLQCFVGSSQPDNCETQWADKTPVYSGMKEVKYGLEERESEPYESHSSPHIREQQQRRQAPTKVSSSIKDCYDLQGQQARGNIRETFPESLAHQVSSSLGTEKRWIASTDSRQSSLTPQSSFNSSSTGALVCLKMDSDSRTTPVNYFADDLATTVVSMATELAAICLENSSGKQPWFCALKGAAGYYPEGSYLLPSCCTALRRKEGQNGGVASKKHRPPRLSEIKRKTEEQPELMECLVNRVVDETVNLDDMPQTLDPFALFASEVTARIMNCPELNVVDTSKPGQQTRSRLQCERWSRGKAASYESIPEEDAGPPGTPNTLGPGSRLGQNLSRGGSISKQSSCESITDEFSRFMVNQMEMEGRGFDLLLDYYAGQNASSILAAAVQQAATKKNGHLNVRTTSCLSKQSSTESITEEFYRFMLKDMDKESKDYSMGRTKEWSNSLLPPSPRTLFCIRQSSVPDRRFSDSRLTVNSPIKANSFDGFVRNVHGDTLNIYPTNSVQVSATGLCKSDSCLYQRGQTDQITDMLIHETWSSSIESLMRKNKIIADPEDSIDLVDAESQTQVLQYANRLAADIVETGKSVLQEGDWAGGGGMVGRQQHMPVGERRRGFKHSRPGCTRSRASQEQPGGGGDSTCTAAGPPIRGPREVPVPVIHIETDQRDDPESGDPVERAGRHPWDPTPPEGTAQWRAERASVRRSSCERDRTAVPSAAAAVPTVGEQNKRSLSASSEDSSGSWSQIAPDDDPHEETSSFIQLSEGNGNSSTSSLGLADLEGLSDIPSQSTVNSEEADKGHLRESKENVDEGISLRPVVDSSSHRELLVVNCDLDPECVDSELRLALQWIAASELGLHAVYFRKCKDRRTSKFQRVLQLVSQKAWRIGDLFNAVIQFCKLHQEEEDGGSSLSSLFDWLLETH is encoded by the exons ATCTGCTTTGTGAATCTGGACCAGCAGAAGGTGGATCGTCACGACAACAGCTGCGTCAAG aaaCTGGCCTCAATCTCTCCAGACCTTCCCAAGCTGGTCGACTCTCTGAGTGTGCGACAGCCCAAGGTGAACGAAATCCTGCTGCTCGGCGGTTTGGAGACTCCGGACCCCTCTCACCGTCACCagtaccccacccacacacag GGCAAGAGGGGTACAGATGTGTGCCTGGTCCAGTGTGCTGGGGGCCGGCGGCCCACCAGCATCATCTATGAGATCAACAAGTTCCTAATCGGGCTACAGTGGGGTCAGGAGAGGCAGGGGTCCCAGGGGATGATGATGGCAGGGCAGAGGCTGGATGATGACACCAACCGCTCTTTTTCATCCATAGAGGAGGACTTCCTCACTGCCTCAGAACACCTGGGGGATGACAGCGAGGATGACGGCTTACGAAATG agccagagtgcagtgatgtggcAGAGGACTTGTCAGATGTAGCACACAGCGACAGACCAGCGTGTCAGAGGGGACACCTGGGCCAGCATCAGtggcaggacagagaggagtccGAGGTGACCATCGGCGCCCCCCCAGCCACCAAGAAACGAGGAGGAAGGGCACCGGCGAGAGCTAGCAGTCATCACACCAAAGAGTCGGCTGGCCACTATGCCACCAACCTGGCCGAGTCGGTACTGCAGGATGCCTTCATCAGCCTGTCTCAGGACGAACCATCCTTCGCTCCTGAGGCCGCTGTGAGCATGTCCCCCGGCAGCCACCCCCCCACCGGCCTCGCCTGGACAGGAGCAGAGGAGCCCTGTCGGGCACGCGCCTGCTCTTTCGAGCTCCCCAAGATCGTCATAGTGCAGAGCCCGGATAGCTGCGAGGGCCTGCCAGAGTGGCTGGGTACTCAAGCCTCTCACGCGGCTCTGGAGCatggtgttggtggtgatggtggtactGCCAGGCAGGTACCGACGGAACTCGGACCAGAGACCCATGACCTCCtccctactaccactaccactggaCGCCACCCCACCAAACCCCTGCAGCGGGCCCTGGCATGCGCTGCCAGTGTCATCGGCACCATCTCCAGCCCACAGGTAGCAGAGCAGCTGGCAATGGAGCCAACAgagggggacatggagagagagggacagaggggccCTGAGGGCACTGACTACTCCTTCTCCTCAGCCATGTGCGGGATGGCCCAGGTGGCGGGGGCGGTGGCTGTGGTGGAGCTAGCTGAAGAGGTCGGGGAAGTGGTCTGCGAGTCAGAAGACGACTCCACCACCGAGGTCTACTCGGCCGCCTCCGTGGGGCTCCTATCTGCAGCGCAGACCTCCACAGCTATCACCCTCCACTGCAGTGTGGCCGAGGGGACCAGCATCGAGGCCTTCCGCACCAGCATTGCTGAAGTTCTTCACAAGGAGGCAGCAGGGGTGCTGGCTCAGCCCCAGGACTACAAGAGTGTGGCCCATCTACTGGAGTCCACCCACAACAGGATTGTGGATGGCATCACGTCTCCCAATAAGTCATGTCTGGACAAGATGGATGAGACGGAGGTGGACAATTTCATCAGCGAAGTGGCCGACGTCCTCTTCAAACACGCATTCGAGAAAGCGAGAAAGGAAAAAGAACTGGAAGGCCCGGGAAAAGACGTCACTGATATCCAGGGCTTTCTGCAGGAGAGCGTGAGCAATGTGCTCTTCGACATCCTTTGTCTCACTTCAAAGCGGATCGGTGACATTTCCAAATGTGATATAGGGTCGTTTGACAGACAAGAGGGTGATGTCGGCTTCAGGGACTACGAGGCGGCCGCCACCACCAAGGAAACATTAAGCCAATTACAGTGCTTCGTTGGCTCCAGCCAGCCCGATAATTGTGAAACCCAATGGGCAGATAAGACACCCGTCTACTCCGGGATGAAGGAGGTGAAATAtggactggaggagagggagagtgaaccTTATGAGTCTCACAGCTCGCCACATatcagagagcagcagcagcgcAGACAAGCTCCGACTAAAGTCTCGTCCTCTATTAAGGACTGCTATGACCTCCAGGGCCAGCAGGCCAGAGGAAACATCAGAGAAACTTTTCCAGAGAGCTTAGCCCACCAGGTCTCTTCATCACTGGGAACAGAGAAAAGATGGATAGCCAGTACAGACAGCAGACAGTCTTCTCTGACCCCTCAGTCCTCttttaactcctcctccacaggGGCCTTGGTCTGCCTAAAGATGGACTCAGATTCCAGAACTACCCCCGTCAACTACTTCGCTGATGATCTGGCCACCACCGTGGTCTCCATGGCCACTGAGCTGGCCGCCATCTGCCTGGAGAACTCCAGCGGGAAGCAGCCGTGGTTCTGTGCCCTGAAGGGTGCAGCGGGCTACTACCCCGAGGGGAGCTACCTGCTGCCCTCCTGTTGCACGGCCCTCCGCAGAAAGGAGGGCCAGAATGGCGGTGTGGCATCCAAAAAGCACCGGCCACCACGCCTCAGTGAGATCAagaggaagactgaggaacagcCCGAGTTGATGGAGTGCCTGGTCAACCGCGTGGTGGATGAAACGGTCAACCTGGATGACATGCCCCAGACTCTTGATCCCTTCGCGCTCTTTGCCTCCGAGGTCACCGCCCGCATCATGAACTGCCCCGAGCTCAATGTGGTTGACACCTCCAAACCCGGCCAGCAGACCCGCAGCCGGCTGCAGTGTGAGCGGTGGAGCCGGGGCAAGGCCGCCAGCTATGAAAGCATCCCAGAGGAGGACGCAGGCCCTCCGGGTACCCCAAACACCCTAGGCCCCGGCAGCCGGCTGGGCCAGAACCTGAGCAGGGGAGGCTCCATCTCCAAGCAGTCCAGCTGCGAGAGCATCACTGACGAGTTCTCCCGCTTCATGGTGAaccagatggagatggagggCCGAGGTTTTGACCTGCTCCTGGACTACTACGCCGGGCAGAACGCCAGCAGCATCCTGGCAGCAGCCGTGCAGCAGGCGGCCACCAAGAAGAACGGCCACCTCAATGTGAGGACCACCTCCTGTCTGTCGAAGCAGTCCAGTACGGAGAGCATCACAGAGGAGTTCTACAGGTTCATGCTCAAAGACATGGACAAGGAGAGCAAAGACTACAGTATGGGCAGAACTAAAGAGTGGAGCAACAGCCTATTGCCTCCATCTCCCAGAACCCTCTTCTGTATCCGTCAGTCATCCGTGCCGGACAGACGTTTCTCAGACTCCAGGCTAACCGTCAACTCACCCATCAAGGCCAACTCCTTTGACGGCTTTGTCCGCAATGTGCATGGGGACACGCTTAATATCTACCCCACCAACTCAGTGCAGGTGTCTGCCACGGGCCTGTGCAAGTCTGACTCCTGTCTGTACCAGAGGGGACAGACGGACCAGATCACTGACATGCTGATCCACGAGACCTGGTCCAGCTCCATTGAGTCCCTGATGCGGAAGAACAAGATCATTGCGGACCCTGAGGACAGCATTGACCTTGTGGATGCAGAGTCCCAGACCCAAGTGCTGCAATATGCCAACCGCCTGGCCGCAGACATCGTGGAAACCGGGAAGTCTGTCCTGCAGGAAGGGGATTGGGCCGGAGGAGGTGGCATGGTGGGGCGACAACAACACATGCccgtgggggagaggaggagaggcttcAAACATTCCCGCCCTGGCTGCACTCGGAGCAGAGCCAGTCAGGAGCAACCAGGAGGGGGCGGAGACAGCACATGTACAGCAGCCGGGCCCCCCATAAGGGGACCCAGGGAGGTCCCTGTACCGGTGATCCATATCGAGACAGATCAAAGGGATGATCCTGAGTCTGGGGACCCGGTGGAAAGAGCCGGACGTCACCCCTGGGACCCAACGCCCCCTGAGGGGACAGCCCAGTGGCGCGCTGAGAGGGCCTCGGTGAGGCGCAGCAG ctgtgagagagacaggaccGCAGTGCCCTCTGCGGCCGCTGCAGTACCCACTGTAGGTGAGCAAAACAAACGCTCTCTGAGTGCTAGCAGTGAGGACAGTTCAGGAAGCTGGTCCCAGATCGCCCCCGATGACGACCCCCACGAGGAGACCAGTAGTTTTATCCAGCTGAGCGAGGG GAACGGGAACAGCAGCACGTCTAGCCTGGGTCTGGCAGACTTGGAGGGCTTGTCTGACATCCCCAGTCAGAGCACAGTGAACAG TGAGGAGGCAGACAAGGGTCACCTAAGGGAGAGCAAGGAGAACGTAGACG agggCATCTCACTGCGGCCAGTAGTGGACAGTAGCAGCCACAGGGAGCTTCTAGTGGTCAACTGCGACTTGGATCCAGAGTGTGTGGACTCAGAGCTGCGCTTGGCCCTGCAGTGGATCGCTGCCTCCGAGCTGGGCCTGCATGCCGTCTACTTCAGGAAGTGTAAAGACAGGAGGACATCAAAG TTCCAGAGGGTGTTGCAGCTGGTGTCTCAGAAGGCATGGAGGATCGGAGATCTCTTCAACGCTGTCATCCAGTTCTGTAAGCTCCACCAGGAAGAGGAGGACGGAGGCAGCTCTCTGTCCAGCCTGTTTGACTGGCTACTGGAGACCCACTAG